In a genomic window of Curtobacterium sp. MCBD17_035:
- a CDS encoding acyl-CoA carboxylase epsilon subunit, with protein sequence MSADASAWDRPGGPGSADGIDLSVVAGSPTPEDIAAVTAVLRAAADAAAARGRTVVSFDPRAGWEAASRSPRTMPSGAAGTWSRSLR encoded by the coding sequence GTGAGCGCCGACGCGAGCGCGTGGGACCGGCCGGGAGGCCCGGGGAGCGCCGACGGGATCGACCTCTCGGTGGTCGCGGGGTCGCCGACACCCGAGGACATCGCGGCCGTCACGGCCGTGCTCCGCGCTGCCGCCGACGCCGCAGCGGCGCGCGGCCGCACCGTGGTGTCGTTCGACCCCCGCGCCGGGTGGGAGGCCGCCAGCCGCTCTCCGCGGACGATGCCGTCGGGTGCCGCCGGCACCTGGTCCCGCTCGCTCCGCTGA
- a CDS encoding acyl-CoA carboxylase subunit beta, producing MSTPESPNGVDAPDLSTTAGRLADLRVRYHEAVTAAGEAAIAKQHAKGKMTARERIAALLDEGSFVELDEFVRHRTSAFGMDAKRPYGDAVVTGTGTIHGRQVAVYAQDFTVFGGSLGEVAGEKIVKVMDLALKTGVPIIGILDSGGARIQEGVVALGKYGEIFRRNTAASGVIPQISIVMGPAAGGAVYSPALTDFVIMVDKTSHMFVTGPDVIKTVTGEDVGFEELGGAQTHNAVSGVSHYLAEDEQDALDYARSLVGFLPDNNLSDAPAYDTAVELETTDADRELDVVIPDSTNQPYDVMTVIDHVVDDGDFLEVQPLFAPNIVIGFGRVEGRTVGVIANQPQAMAGTLNIDAGEKAARFVRFCDAFSIPILTLVDVPGYLPGTDQEWTGVIRRGAKLLYAYAEATVPLVTVITRKAYGGAYIVMGSKQLGADINLAWPTAEIAVMGGQGAVNILYRSDIKRAEEAGEDVAAVRAQLANEYTYNVASPYLAAERGELDGIIQPHATRVAVVKALRALRGKRAALPPKKHGNIPL from the coding sequence GTGAGCACCCCCGAGTCCCCCAACGGCGTGGACGCGCCGGACCTGTCGACCACCGCCGGGCGCCTCGCCGACCTCCGGGTGCGGTACCACGAGGCCGTGACCGCCGCAGGCGAGGCCGCGATCGCGAAGCAGCACGCCAAGGGCAAGATGACCGCCCGCGAGCGCATCGCGGCGCTCCTCGACGAGGGCTCGTTCGTCGAGCTCGACGAGTTCGTGCGGCACCGCACCTCCGCCTTCGGCATGGACGCCAAGCGCCCCTACGGCGACGCGGTCGTCACGGGTACGGGCACGATCCACGGCCGGCAGGTCGCCGTGTACGCGCAGGACTTCACGGTCTTCGGCGGATCACTCGGCGAGGTCGCGGGCGAGAAGATCGTCAAGGTCATGGACCTGGCGCTCAAGACGGGTGTCCCGATCATCGGGATCCTCGACTCCGGTGGCGCGCGCATCCAAGAGGGCGTCGTCGCACTCGGCAAGTACGGCGAGATCTTCCGCCGGAACACCGCCGCGTCCGGCGTCATCCCCCAGATCTCGATCGTCATGGGTCCGGCCGCGGGGGGCGCGGTGTACTCCCCCGCCCTCACGGACTTCGTGATCATGGTCGACAAGACGAGCCACATGTTCGTCACCGGACCGGACGTCATCAAGACCGTCACCGGCGAGGACGTCGGGTTCGAGGAACTCGGCGGCGCGCAGACCCACAACGCGGTGTCCGGGGTGTCGCACTACCTCGCCGAGGACGAACAGGACGCACTCGACTACGCCCGCTCGCTGGTCGGGTTCCTGCCGGACAACAACCTGTCCGACGCCCCGGCCTACGACACCGCGGTCGAGCTCGAGACCACCGACGCGGACCGGGAGCTCGACGTCGTCATCCCGGACTCGACGAACCAGCCGTACGACGTCATGACGGTCATCGACCACGTCGTCGACGACGGCGACTTCCTCGAGGTCCAGCCGCTCTTCGCACCGAACATCGTCATCGGGTTCGGTCGTGTCGAGGGACGCACGGTCGGCGTGATCGCGAACCAGCCGCAGGCGATGGCGGGGACCCTGAACATCGACGCCGGCGAGAAGGCGGCCCGCTTCGTCCGGTTCTGCGACGCGTTCTCCATCCCGATCCTCACGCTCGTGGACGTCCCGGGGTACCTGCCGGGCACCGACCAGGAGTGGACGGGCGTGATCCGGCGCGGCGCGAAGCTCCTGTACGCCTACGCCGAGGCCACGGTGCCGCTCGTCACGGTCATCACGCGCAAGGCGTACGGCGGGGCCTACATTGTCATGGGCTCCAAACAGCTCGGCGCCGACATCAACCTGGCGTGGCCGACGGCCGAGATCGCCGTGATGGGCGGCCAGGGCGCCGTCAACATCCTCTACCGGAGCGACATCAAGCGCGCCGAGGAGGCCGGCGAGGACGTCGCCGCGGTCCGGGCGCAGCTCGCCAACGAGTACACGTACAACGTGGCGAGCCCCTACCTGGCCGCCGAGCGCGGCGAGCTCGACGGGATCATCCAGCCGCACGCGACGCGGGTCGCCGTGGTCAAGGCCCTGCGCGCCCTCCGCGGCAAGCGTGCGGCCCTCCCGCCCAAGAAGCACGGGAACATCCCGCTGTGA
- a CDS encoding biotin--[acetyl-CoA-carboxylase] ligase, giving the protein MSFERSRAAGVPLTVVASTGSTNADLLATAPATEHLAALATLDQTAGRGRLDRVWTAPPGRTLAVSVLVRADLDPVARGWLPLVAGVAMRDAVAPLVTAAAVAVKWPNDVLVDDRKLCGILAQVAADGSVVVGVGVNLTLTEDDLPTPVATSLALAGACGGADDLADVVLAGFWTRFREAVSGLSADLPAVRARVRAACGTIGREVRVELPDGSVLEGTARDLDDEGRLVVEGPGTASTPGAGRASGAVTAIAVGDVTHLRYA; this is encoded by the coding sequence ATGTCGTTCGAACGATCCCGTGCCGCCGGGGTGCCGCTCACGGTCGTCGCGTCGACGGGGTCGACGAACGCGGATCTCCTCGCCACCGCCCCGGCGACCGAGCACCTCGCCGCGCTGGCCACACTCGACCAGACGGCCGGGCGCGGGCGGCTCGACCGCGTGTGGACGGCGCCGCCCGGCCGCACGCTCGCGGTCAGCGTGCTCGTCCGTGCGGACCTCGACCCGGTGGCGCGGGGCTGGCTGCCGCTCGTGGCCGGCGTGGCGATGCGGGACGCGGTCGCGCCGCTCGTCACGGCGGCCGCGGTCGCCGTGAAGTGGCCGAACGACGTGCTCGTCGACGACCGGAAGCTGTGCGGGATCCTCGCCCAGGTCGCTGCGGACGGGTCCGTCGTCGTGGGCGTGGGCGTGAACCTCACCCTGACCGAGGACGACCTGCCCACACCCGTCGCGACGTCGCTCGCGCTCGCCGGTGCGTGTGGGGGCGCCGACGACCTCGCCGACGTCGTGCTGGCCGGCTTCTGGACGCGGTTCCGGGAGGCCGTGTCCGGTCTGTCCGCTGACCTGCCCGCCGTGCGCGCCCGGGTCCGTGCGGCGTGCGGAACCATCGGACGCGAGGTGCGCGTCGAGCTCCCGGACGGGTCCGTGCTCGAGGGGACCGCGAGGGACCTCGACGACGAGGGGCGTCTGGTCGTCGAGGGGCCCGGCACTGCGTCCACGCCGGGAGCAGGCCGTGCATCCGGTGCCGTCACGGCGATCGCCGTGGGCGATGTGACGCACCTGCGGTATGCATGA